The Sediminispirochaeta smaragdinae DSM 11293 genome has a segment encoding these proteins:
- a CDS encoding LuxR C-terminal-related transcriptional regulator encodes MGKKISLKQFLESGVWKEPTPFRFASFSLLFLSFFALLYLIPTKGHSSHPVVNGMVDLHGKDHFALALEGEWEFARNALTFHDWKEAEYTVLPHTWSDSRFGYASYRITIYGLIPGHAYCLRVPYMGTAYMLYLDRTLLAKNGVVGTSRENSRPGYFPQVVEFHAREDHAELILQVSNFDHRRGGAFQSILLADPDTVWQVDYWSYFIDWAFVAVFLTMSVYQLAFWIIRRDRAIWLLATLLLVIGINGMVGTPNVLIFTYLPDFPWELYQKICYYLSYSIPVLLLLFLYELYGGMTHKSVFLLLVPYAAILLFVTLSPARFYSPINSWFQIYAFLLFSVGFAVVFQALIAKRPGSRVLLIAMLILFGSVLSSAYFSNDRISMGTYLPLSFLEYYNIHIRLNSLPVNVASYLLLLMLINLLSLAYFFKHPDVTRRKISNKEMGGNLSLQKQSRELGLSGREQEIALLMLQGKTNKEISDTLFISMSTTKTHISRIFKKATVSTRSELFFLFYNGDSSVVDG; translated from the coding sequence ATGGGAAAAAAAATTAGTCTGAAACAGTTTCTCGAATCCGGAGTGTGGAAAGAGCCCACCCCGTTTCGTTTTGCCTCTTTTTCATTGCTCTTCTTATCCTTTTTCGCTCTGCTCTATCTCATCCCCACAAAGGGGCATTCCAGCCACCCCGTTGTGAATGGAATGGTTGATTTGCATGGAAAGGACCATTTCGCCCTTGCTTTGGAAGGTGAGTGGGAGTTCGCCAGAAACGCACTCACGTTTCATGATTGGAAGGAGGCAGAATATACGGTACTTCCTCATACCTGGAGCGACAGTCGCTTTGGCTATGCCTCATATAGGATTACGATATATGGATTGATTCCCGGACATGCCTATTGTCTACGGGTGCCCTACATGGGAACCGCCTATATGCTCTACCTTGACAGAACGTTGTTAGCGAAAAACGGTGTTGTCGGAACCTCCAGAGAAAACTCTCGTCCCGGTTATTTTCCCCAAGTTGTGGAGTTTCATGCACGTGAGGATCATGCCGAATTAATCTTACAGGTCTCCAATTTCGATCATCGGCGGGGGGGCGCCTTCCAATCGATCCTCCTTGCCGATCCCGATACCGTGTGGCAGGTCGATTACTGGTCCTATTTCATCGACTGGGCCTTTGTCGCTGTCTTTCTCACCATGAGCGTCTATCAACTTGCTTTCTGGATCATCAGAAGAGACCGCGCCATATGGCTGCTGGCCACCTTGCTTTTGGTTATCGGTATCAACGGCATGGTGGGAACACCAAATGTGCTTATCTTCACGTATCTTCCCGATTTCCCCTGGGAGCTTTATCAAAAGATCTGTTATTACCTCAGCTATTCAATTCCAGTGCTTCTGCTGCTTTTTTTATATGAACTTTACGGAGGAATGACGCATAAAAGCGTTTTTTTGCTGCTGGTGCCCTATGCTGCAATTCTCTTGTTTGTGACACTTAGCCCAGCCCGCTTTTACTCCCCTATTAATTCTTGGTTCCAGATATACGCATTTCTACTTTTTAGTGTCGGCTTTGCCGTTGTCTTTCAGGCTCTCATTGCCAAAAGACCGGGGTCGCGGGTCCTTCTTATCGCAATGCTGATTCTGTTCGGGTCGGTGCTCAGCAGCGCCTATTTTTCCAACGACAGAATTTCGATGGGAACCTATCTTCCTCTTTCCTTTTTGGAGTATTACAACATTCATATCAGACTCAACTCCCTTCCTGTCAATGTTGCTTCCTATCTTTTGCTTCTCATGTTGATCAACCTCTTAAGCCTTGCATACTTTTTCAAGCACCCCGACGTAACAAGGCGGAAGATATCGAACAAAGAGATGGGAGGGAACCTTTCACTTCAGAAGCAGAGCAGGGAATTGGGCCTATCGGGTCGGGAACAGGAGATAGCCCTTCTCATGCTTCAGGGAAAAACGAATAAGGAAATTTCCGACACCTTGTTCATTTCGATGAGTACCACAAAAACGCACATCTCCCGAATCTTTAAGAAAGCGACCGTTTCGACCCGTTCCGAGCTTTTTTTCCTTTTCTATAATGGAGACTCTTCTGTTGTCGATGGATGA